One genomic window of Stieleria sp. JC731 includes the following:
- the rpsP gene encoding 30S ribosomal protein S16 yields the protein MAVRIRLKKMGRTHRPFFRVCAMDQRSPRDGRVIEELGYYDPMCPETDARVQLKAERVDHWLSVGAQPSEKVAVLIKKYGSNGTHLDAQKEALERLGKRKEYTPAPPAPPKPAAQEAPAEEAAAEAPAEGDAAAETEAAAE from the coding sequence ATGGCAGTTCGAATCCGTCTGAAAAAGATGGGTCGCACCCACCGACCGTTCTTCCGCGTTTGCGCGATGGATCAACGTTCGCCACGTGACGGACGGGTGATCGAAGAGTTGGGTTACTACGACCCCATGTGCCCCGAAACCGATGCTCGCGTCCAATTGAAGGCCGAACGCGTCGATCACTGGTTGAGCGTTGGTGCTCAGCCAAGTGAGAAGGTCGCTGTGCTGATCAAAAAGTACGGTAGCAACGGAACCCACTTGGATGCCCAAAAAGAAGCTCTCGAGCGATTGGGTAAGCGAAAAGAATACACCCCCGCACCGCCTGCACCACCGAAACCGGCTGCTCAAGAAGCTCCTGCCGAAGAAGCGGCTGCAGAAGCTCCCGCCGAAGGTGATGCTGCTGCGGAAACCGAAGCGGCTGCA